The following are encoded together in the Marmota flaviventris isolate mMarFla1 chromosome 18, mMarFla1.hap1, whole genome shotgun sequence genome:
- the Cdh15 gene encoding cadherin-15, with translation MDATFLLALGLLTQSLGLSQGVAGLQPRTLYPWRPASALGRVRRAWVIPPISVSENHRRLPYPLVQIKSDKQQLGSVIYSIQGPGVDEEPRGVFSIDKFTGRVFLNAMLDREETDRFRLRAFALDLGGSTLEDPTDLEIVVVDQNDNRPVFLQEAFTGHVLEGAAPGTYVTRAEATDADDPDTDNAALRYSILEQGSPGLFSIDEHTGEIRTVQVGLDREVVAVYNLTLQVADMSGEGLTATASAIISLDDVNDNAPEFTRDQLSMEAAEAISGVDVGRLEVEDRDLPGSPNWVARFTILEGDPEGQFTIRTDPKTNEGVLSVVKPLDHESREHYELMVTVQNEAPLQAAAPRAQRGQARVSVRVQDTNEAPVFPESPLRTSLAEGAPPGTPVALFSARDPDTQQLQRISYSKDYDPEDWLQVDRATGKVQTQRVLSPASPFLKDGWYRAIVLALDDGSPPSTGTGTLSIEIVEVNDHAPVLAPPLPSSLCSAPDQGPGLLLGATDEDLPPHGAPFLFQLSPRFPELSRNWSLSQVNVSHTRLRPRHQIPEGPHRLSLLLRDSGQPPQEREQPLNVTVCRCGPDGACLPGAAALRAGGAGVSLGALVIVLASAILLLLLVLLAAIRSRFQQPPRDKGPLRGLQDDLRDNILNYDEQGGGEEDQDAYDISQLRHPTELPALSLPSGRPPLRRDAPFGHVPRQPHRVLPTSPADMASFISDGLEAADTDPSVPPYDTALIYDYEGDGSVAGTLSSILSSHGDEDQDYDYLRDWGPRFARLADMYGHP, from the exons ATGGACGCCACGTTCCTCCTTGCCCTCGGGCTGCTGACCCAG AGCCTTGGCCTGTCCCAAGGGGTAGCTGGGCTGCAGCCCCGCACCCTGTACCCCTGGCGCCCCGCGTCTGCGCTGGGCCGCGTCCGGAGAGCCTGGGTGATCCCGCCCATCAGTGTGTCGGAGAATCACAGACGGCTCCCGTACCCCCTGGTGCAG ATCAAGTCGGACAAGCAGCAGCTGGGCAGTGTCATCTACAGCATCCAGGGGCCTGGCGTGGACGAGGAGCCCCGCGGCGTCTTCTCCATCGACAAGTTCACTGGACGGGTGTTCCTCAACGCCATGCTGGACAGGGAGGAGACTGACCGCTTCAGG CTAAGGGCTTTTGCCCTGGACCTGGGAGGATCTACCTTGGAGGACCCCACAGACCTGGAGATCGTGGTTGTGGATCAGAATGACAACCGGCCGGTCTTCCTGCAGGAGGCTTTCACAGGTCACGTGCTGGAGGGCGCCGCCCCAG GCACCTACGTGACCAGGGCTGAGGCCACGGATGCCGACGACCCCGACACGGACAACGCCGCGCTCCGGTACTCCATCCTGGAgcagggcagccctgggctctTCAGCATTGATGAGCACACGGGCGAGATCCGCACCGTGCAAGTGGGGCTGGACCGTGAG GTGGTGGCCGTGTACAACCTGACGCTGCAGGTGGCCGACATGTCTGGAGAGGGCCTCACCGCCACGGCCTCCGCCATCATCTCCCTGGACGATGTCAATGACAACGCTCCCGAGTTCACCAGGGATCAG TTGTCCATGGAGGCTGCAGAGGCCATCAGTGGAGTGGATGTAGGACGCCTCGAGGTGGAAGACAGGGACCTACCTGGCTCCCCCAACTGGGTGGCCAGGTTCACCATCCTGGAAGGGGACCCGGAAGGACAGTTCACCATTCGCACTGATCCCAAGACCAACGAGGGCGTGCTGTCAGTGGTGAAG CCCCTGGACCACGAGAGCCGTGAGCACTATGAGCTCATGGTGACGGTGCAGAACGAGGCCCCACTGCAGGCAGCTGCCCCCCGGGCTCAGCGGGGCCAGGCCAGGGTCAGCGTGAGGGTGCAGGATACTAATGAGGCCCCTGTGTTCCCGGAGAGCCCACTGCGGACCAGCCTGGCTGAGGGGGCACCCCCAGGAACCCCTGTGGCCCTCTTCTCTGCCAGAGACCCTGACACACAGCAGCTGCAAAGAATCAG CTATTCCAAGGACTATGATCCTGAGGATTGGCTGCAGGTGGACAGAGCCACAGGCAAGGTCCAGACCCAGCGTGTGCTGAGCCCCGCCTCCCCCTTCCTCAAGGACGGCTGGTACCGGGCCATCGTCCTGGCCCTGGATGACG GCTCTCCACCCAGCACCGGCACCGGCACCCTGTCCATCGAGATTGTGGAGGTCAACGACCATGCACCTGTGCTGGCCCCTCCACTGCCCAGCAGCCTGTGCAGTGCGCCGGACCAGGGGCCTGGCCTCCTCTTGGGTGCCACAGATGAGGACCTGCCCCCACACGGGGCGCCTTTCCTTTTCCAGCTGAGCCCCAGGTTCCCAGAGCTCAGCCGGAACTGGAGTCTCAGCCAGGTTAACG TGAGCCACACGCGCCTGCGGCCACGGCACCAGATCCCTGAGGGCCCGCACCGCCTCAGCCTGCTGCTCCGGGACTCTGGGCAGCCGCCCCAGGAGCGCGAGCAGCCACTGAACGTGACCGTGTGCCGCTGTGGGCCCGACGGCGCCTGCCTGCCGGGGGCCGCTGCGCTGCGGGCCGGGGGCGCGGGCGTCAGCCTGGGCGCGCTGGTCATCGTGCTGGCCAGCGCCATCCTGCTGCTAC TGCTGGTCCTGCTCGCGGCGATCCGCTCGCGGTTCCAGCAGCCGCCGAGGGATAAGGGTCCGCTGCGCGGGCTACAGGACGACCTTCGCGACAACATCCTCAACTACGACGAGCAGGGAGGCGGGGAGGAGGACCAG GATGCCTACGACATAAGCCAGCTGCGCCACCCTACAGAACTGCCGGCTCTGAGCCTCCCCTCCGGACGGCCACCCCTGCGCCGTGATGCTCCCTTTGGCCACGTGCCTCGCCAGCCACACCGCGTGCTCCCCACCAGCCCTGCTGACATGGCCAGCTTCATCAGCGAT